One genomic segment of Clavelina lepadiformis chromosome 3, kaClaLepa1.1, whole genome shotgun sequence includes these proteins:
- the LOC143448955 gene encoding uncharacterized protein LOC143448955 isoform X2: MPEVVTTSHDVPSSSSLAMEFDADIKENKTNASNKEFGDEFTFHPRVSSTSSRIVENSGLDFLARQQRHMDRQKKLYEDSQPPQQSSTSSQCDVTPKRQKMTGQGTLSAYASRPFTSEKSLLKRRSKMPKNHFRKDNEVLHKIDTDNMHRPIHPSTTPTLPPRAKTYYSSLSQSSTAGTLYTVGGRKKSLNDPYANFDRLQRAKMVAEKAIKYKKIFSIHGPYPIIRKALRERGWVEKEFKLPVKMKTNNKASGDSSDIDDDDDDDDDDDANKDSGIGMSPRPPVDSTENEENAPDDCYGIMGRLVRNEQPVFQWTTRTASIDWRFLQKDQIVNHFAKANFTTKVGLCMNLRMLSCFADGHSDTFFPRCYRLSNEEDKFDFIDDFRLTAASSILKVVISKHVDDNYGQDTEKIDNGQLPPPNGSHIIPTDVLLLAIKVCNMYGEERDHEDIDKDDSILKIPPSSWDQLIFHYGKLVHEGAVVLQSGSYFKQCEQALAHFKEKNPQLFIEGVKNTWIIKPGAKSRGRGILVMNNLNEILKLVAGDSTLIKDSRWVVQKYIERPLLIHATKFDVRQWFLVTDWNPVTVWIYKESYLRFSSRPFSLKNLEPCIHLCNYSVQKNFEVDANRHPLLPADNMWSDTDFRNYLRTRGCHTLWDDRIFPGMKKSIIHICQTAQDIVEYRKGSFELYGADFMIDENYNPWLIEVNSSPTMSRSTAITSKLCASVQEDTLKVILDRKKDRNCDVGQFELIFKQPAVDVPLYVGKALQVEGVTIKKPSSNLLRRSVTWNNQSHASCSNNGINGNNQNGDSQSTASKASNKPTVYSQTASCFNRPTKVTLQNSSNIQNKHSPVGSKTSRSSRLLNERTNSPVRIKMQNTLKRLTSEATNTPAKPNAFNLPKCPSGNVSVGSSGSTTSLPPSSVPSQVSLCKNSSQSRKNNSNQTPVKLLSHLEQQVQSSSNTTVHFVSSSQAKAASSMGIMHVGTAYNSMIAAANRGCLPCKVQQSPYAIPQAIVPKTFPVSGIPGGDVVAGGHVLSHPSAPAGVIAVTPQNVGLGLPFQRYFNMNADAANMVATGSQPSFNRRSVAYGNQDFRLGAPHPRVSDSTNEDCVICGSAEKSLTPASAESNLDVESATTTSRETNYPYRSSRNRRHFFCHCAANRSLGSNDFLTNRVRCIGDPLSIAVRNEN, encoded by the exons ATGCCTGAAGTGGTAACGACATCACACGATGTGCCATCTTCAAGTTCTCTTGCGATGGAGTTTGATGCAGACATCAAAGAA AACAAAACAAACGCTTCTAATAAAGAGTTCGGTGATGAATTTACATTTCATCCGCGGGTTAGTAGCACCAGTTCCCGTATCGTTGAAAATTCAGGTTTGGATTTCTTAGCGAGGCAGCAACGTCATATGGATCGCCAAAAGAAGCTG TATGAAGACTCTCAACCGCCGCAACAGTCGTCCACTTCTTCCCAGTGTGATGTGACACCCAAACgccaaaaa ATGACTGGACAAGGGACCCTTAGCGCCTATGCAAGTCGTCCATTTACAA GTGAAAAGTCGTTGTTGAAAAGGAGAAGCAAAATGCCGAAGAATCATTTCAGAAAAGATAACGAAGTTTTACACAAAATAG ATACAGATAACATGCACAGACCAATACATCCATCCACAACTCCTACCTTACCACCCCGTGCCAAAACTTACTATTCGTCGCTTTCCCAATCTAGCACTGCTGGAACTCTTTACACAGTTGGTGGCCGAAAGAAAAGTCTAAATGATCCGTACGCAAATTTTGATAGATTACAAAGAGCGAAGATGGTTGCTGAAAAAGCCATTAAA TACAAAAAGATATTTTCTATCCATGGCCCTTATCCTATCATAAGAAAAGCATTGCGTGAAAGAGGCTGGGttgaaaaagaatttaaactGCCAGTTAAAATGAAGACAAACAACAAAGCTAGCGGGGATTCGTCTGATATTGATGACGATGATGACGACGACGATG ATGATGATGCCAATAAAGATAGTGGTATTGGGATGAGTCCAAGACCGCCAGTAGATTCAACCGAAAATGAAGAAAACGCACCTGACGATTGTTATGGCATCATG GGGCGATTGGTTCGAAATGAACAACCAGTCTTCCAATGGACTACTAGAACTGCTTCTATAGACTGGCGTTTCTTGCAGAAAGATCAAATTGTAAACCATTTCGCAAAAGCCAATTTTACAACGAAG GTCGGCTTGTGCATGAATCTCCGTATGCTGAGTTGTTTTGCAGACGGACATTCCGATACGTTTTTTCCAAGATGTTATCGCTTAAGCAACGAAGAGGATAAATTTGATTTCATAG ACGATTTTCGACTAACTGCCGCCAGTTCGATTTTAAAAGTCGTCATATCAAAGCACGTTGATGACAATTACGGTCAAGATACAGAAAAGATTGATAACGGACAACTGCCTCCTCCAA ATGGTTCCCACATTATCCCCACTGATGTGCTGCTTTTGGCCATAAAAGTATGTAATATGTACGGTGAAGAACGAGACCATGAAGACATAGACAAAGATGATTCTATCCTAAAAATTCCCCCGTCTAGTTGGGATCAACTCATATTTCATTACGGCAAACTTGTACA CGAAGGCGCTGTAGTTTTGCAAAGTGGATCATATTTTAAGCAATGCGAACAAGCCTTAGCTcacttcaaagaaaaaaatccacaaCTTTTTATTGAAGGCGTAAAAAACACGTGGATAATTAAGCCAGGCGCAAAGTCAAGAGGAAGAG GTATTTTGGTGATGAATAActtgaatgaaattttaaaactggTTGCCGGAGACTCGACTCTCATCAAAGACAGTAGATGGGTTGTACAAAAATACATTGAACGGCCTTTGCTTATTCATGCAACAAAGTTCGACGTGAGGCAGTGGTTTCTCGTCACAGACTGGAACCCAGTGACAGTATGGATCTACAAAGAAAGTTATCTTCGTTTTTCCTCCCGACCTTTTAGTCTGAAAAACCTTGAACC GTGTATCCATCTTTGCAATTATTCTGTGCAAAAGAACTTCGAAGTTGATGCAAATCGTCACCCTCTACTTCCTGCCGACAACATGTGGTCTGACACCGATTTCAGGAACTATCTCAG AACGCGTGGTTGCCATACGTTATGGGATGACCGGATATTTCCGGGTATGAAGAAGTCTATTATTCATATATGTCAAACTGCCCAAGATATCGTGGAGTACAG AAAAGGATCATTTGAGTTATATGGAGCTGACTTCATGATTGATGAGAACTATAACCCATGGCTAATCGAAGTCAATTCTAGCCCAACTATGTCTCGTTCGACCGCGATCACCAGCAAATTGTGTGCATCCGTGCAAGAAGACACTCTGAAGG TGATTCTTGATCGCAAGAAAGATAGGAACTGTGATGTTGGACAATTTGAACTTATTTTCAAGCAGCCAGCTGTCGATGTTCCGTTGTACGTTGGAAAAGCTTTACAG GTTGAGGGAGTTACAATAAAAAAGCCAAGTAGTAACCTACTCCGTCGTTCCGTAACGTGGAACAACCAGTCACATGCGTCTTGTAGTAATAATGGAATCAACGGCAATAATCAAAATGGAGATAGCCAGTCAACTGCTAGCAAAGCCTCAAACAAACCGACTGTCTATTCACAAACAGCTTCCTGTTTCAATCGACCAACTAAGGTGACACTTCAAAATTCCAGCAATATACAAAACAAGCACAGTCCAGTTGGTAGCAAAACGTCGCGATCATCGCGCCTGCTCAATGAGCGTACTAACAGTCCGGTcagaataaaaatgcaaaacactCTAAAACGTTTAACTAGTGAAGCAACTAACACTCCAGCAAAACCTAATGCATTCAACCTACCGAAATGCCCGTCGGGCAACGTCAGTGTCGGTAGCAGCGGCAGCACAACCTCTCTACCGCCATCGTCTGTACCATCTCAAGTCTCCTTGTGTAAAAACTCTTCTCAGAGCCGaaagaacaattccaaccAAACTCCAGTAAAACTGCTATCACACCTAGAACAACAAGTTCAATCTTCCTCTAATACGACTGTTCACTTTGTAAGTTCGTCCCAGGCCAAAGCCGCCTCTTCCATGGGAATCATGCATGTGGGAACCGCCTATAACAGCATGATTGCTGCAGCTAACAGAGGTTGTCTACCTTGTAAGGTTCAACAAAGCCCTTACGCCATCCCACAAGCTATTGTACCGAAAACCTTTCCTGTGTCTGGGATCCCAGGAGGTGATGTCGTAGCCGGAGGACATGTATTAAGCCATCCATCAGCTCCAGCAGGTGTCATCGCCGTTACGCCACAAAACGTTGGACTTGGTCTTCCCTTCCAAAGGTACTTCAATATGAATGCCGACGCTGCAAACATGGTTGCTACTGGTAGCCAGCCAAGCTTTAATCGTCGCAGTGTGGCTTACGGTAACCAGGACTTTCGTCTTGGCGCTCCACATCCCCGAGTATCAG ACTCTACTAATGAAGATTGCGTAATATGTGGATCAGCGGAGAAATCCTTGACTCCTGCATCAGCTGAGTCAAATCTAGATGTGGAATCTGCCACAACAACGAGTCGTGAAACAAACTATCCATATAGATCGTCTCGAAACCGAAGACATTTTTTCTGCCACTGTGCCGCCAATCGCTCCCTAGGTAGTAATGATTTCTTAACTAACCGTGTCCGTTGCATTGGTGATCCGTTGTCCATAGCTGTTCGAAATGAAAACTGA
- the LOC143448955 gene encoding uncharacterized protein LOC143448955 isoform X1, which produces MPEVVTTSHDVPSSSSLAMEFDADIKEVIPKQLNKTNASNKEFGDEFTFHPRVSSTSSRIVENSGLDFLARQQRHMDRQKKLYEDSQPPQQSSTSSQCDVTPKRQKMTGQGTLSAYASRPFTSEKSLLKRRSKMPKNHFRKDNEVLHKIDTDNMHRPIHPSTTPTLPPRAKTYYSSLSQSSTAGTLYTVGGRKKSLNDPYANFDRLQRAKMVAEKAIKYKKIFSIHGPYPIIRKALRERGWVEKEFKLPVKMKTNNKASGDSSDIDDDDDDDDDDDANKDSGIGMSPRPPVDSTENEENAPDDCYGIMGRLVRNEQPVFQWTTRTASIDWRFLQKDQIVNHFAKANFTTKVGLCMNLRMLSCFADGHSDTFFPRCYRLSNEEDKFDFIDDFRLTAASSILKVVISKHVDDNYGQDTEKIDNGQLPPPNGSHIIPTDVLLLAIKVCNMYGEERDHEDIDKDDSILKIPPSSWDQLIFHYGKLVHEGAVVLQSGSYFKQCEQALAHFKEKNPQLFIEGVKNTWIIKPGAKSRGRGILVMNNLNEILKLVAGDSTLIKDSRWVVQKYIERPLLIHATKFDVRQWFLVTDWNPVTVWIYKESYLRFSSRPFSLKNLEPCIHLCNYSVQKNFEVDANRHPLLPADNMWSDTDFRNYLRTRGCHTLWDDRIFPGMKKSIIHICQTAQDIVEYRKGSFELYGADFMIDENYNPWLIEVNSSPTMSRSTAITSKLCASVQEDTLKVILDRKKDRNCDVGQFELIFKQPAVDVPLYVGKALQVEGVTIKKPSSNLLRRSVTWNNQSHASCSNNGINGNNQNGDSQSTASKASNKPTVYSQTASCFNRPTKVTLQNSSNIQNKHSPVGSKTSRSSRLLNERTNSPVRIKMQNTLKRLTSEATNTPAKPNAFNLPKCPSGNVSVGSSGSTTSLPPSSVPSQVSLCKNSSQSRKNNSNQTPVKLLSHLEQQVQSSSNTTVHFVSSSQAKAASSMGIMHVGTAYNSMIAAANRGCLPCKVQQSPYAIPQAIVPKTFPVSGIPGGDVVAGGHVLSHPSAPAGVIAVTPQNVGLGLPFQRYFNMNADAANMVATGSQPSFNRRSVAYGNQDFRLGAPHPRVSDSTNEDCVICGSAEKSLTPASAESNLDVESATTTSRETNYPYRSSRNRRHFFCHCAANRSLGSNDFLTNRVRCIGDPLSIAVRNEN; this is translated from the exons ATGCCTGAAGTGGTAACGACATCACACGATGTGCCATCTTCAAGTTCTCTTGCGATGGAGTTTGATGCAGACATCAAAGAAGTAATTCCAAAGCAATTA AACAAAACAAACGCTTCTAATAAAGAGTTCGGTGATGAATTTACATTTCATCCGCGGGTTAGTAGCACCAGTTCCCGTATCGTTGAAAATTCAGGTTTGGATTTCTTAGCGAGGCAGCAACGTCATATGGATCGCCAAAAGAAGCTG TATGAAGACTCTCAACCGCCGCAACAGTCGTCCACTTCTTCCCAGTGTGATGTGACACCCAAACgccaaaaa ATGACTGGACAAGGGACCCTTAGCGCCTATGCAAGTCGTCCATTTACAA GTGAAAAGTCGTTGTTGAAAAGGAGAAGCAAAATGCCGAAGAATCATTTCAGAAAAGATAACGAAGTTTTACACAAAATAG ATACAGATAACATGCACAGACCAATACATCCATCCACAACTCCTACCTTACCACCCCGTGCCAAAACTTACTATTCGTCGCTTTCCCAATCTAGCACTGCTGGAACTCTTTACACAGTTGGTGGCCGAAAGAAAAGTCTAAATGATCCGTACGCAAATTTTGATAGATTACAAAGAGCGAAGATGGTTGCTGAAAAAGCCATTAAA TACAAAAAGATATTTTCTATCCATGGCCCTTATCCTATCATAAGAAAAGCATTGCGTGAAAGAGGCTGGGttgaaaaagaatttaaactGCCAGTTAAAATGAAGACAAACAACAAAGCTAGCGGGGATTCGTCTGATATTGATGACGATGATGACGACGACGATG ATGATGATGCCAATAAAGATAGTGGTATTGGGATGAGTCCAAGACCGCCAGTAGATTCAACCGAAAATGAAGAAAACGCACCTGACGATTGTTATGGCATCATG GGGCGATTGGTTCGAAATGAACAACCAGTCTTCCAATGGACTACTAGAACTGCTTCTATAGACTGGCGTTTCTTGCAGAAAGATCAAATTGTAAACCATTTCGCAAAAGCCAATTTTACAACGAAG GTCGGCTTGTGCATGAATCTCCGTATGCTGAGTTGTTTTGCAGACGGACATTCCGATACGTTTTTTCCAAGATGTTATCGCTTAAGCAACGAAGAGGATAAATTTGATTTCATAG ACGATTTTCGACTAACTGCCGCCAGTTCGATTTTAAAAGTCGTCATATCAAAGCACGTTGATGACAATTACGGTCAAGATACAGAAAAGATTGATAACGGACAACTGCCTCCTCCAA ATGGTTCCCACATTATCCCCACTGATGTGCTGCTTTTGGCCATAAAAGTATGTAATATGTACGGTGAAGAACGAGACCATGAAGACATAGACAAAGATGATTCTATCCTAAAAATTCCCCCGTCTAGTTGGGATCAACTCATATTTCATTACGGCAAACTTGTACA CGAAGGCGCTGTAGTTTTGCAAAGTGGATCATATTTTAAGCAATGCGAACAAGCCTTAGCTcacttcaaagaaaaaaatccacaaCTTTTTATTGAAGGCGTAAAAAACACGTGGATAATTAAGCCAGGCGCAAAGTCAAGAGGAAGAG GTATTTTGGTGATGAATAActtgaatgaaattttaaaactggTTGCCGGAGACTCGACTCTCATCAAAGACAGTAGATGGGTTGTACAAAAATACATTGAACGGCCTTTGCTTATTCATGCAACAAAGTTCGACGTGAGGCAGTGGTTTCTCGTCACAGACTGGAACCCAGTGACAGTATGGATCTACAAAGAAAGTTATCTTCGTTTTTCCTCCCGACCTTTTAGTCTGAAAAACCTTGAACC GTGTATCCATCTTTGCAATTATTCTGTGCAAAAGAACTTCGAAGTTGATGCAAATCGTCACCCTCTACTTCCTGCCGACAACATGTGGTCTGACACCGATTTCAGGAACTATCTCAG AACGCGTGGTTGCCATACGTTATGGGATGACCGGATATTTCCGGGTATGAAGAAGTCTATTATTCATATATGTCAAACTGCCCAAGATATCGTGGAGTACAG AAAAGGATCATTTGAGTTATATGGAGCTGACTTCATGATTGATGAGAACTATAACCCATGGCTAATCGAAGTCAATTCTAGCCCAACTATGTCTCGTTCGACCGCGATCACCAGCAAATTGTGTGCATCCGTGCAAGAAGACACTCTGAAGG TGATTCTTGATCGCAAGAAAGATAGGAACTGTGATGTTGGACAATTTGAACTTATTTTCAAGCAGCCAGCTGTCGATGTTCCGTTGTACGTTGGAAAAGCTTTACAG GTTGAGGGAGTTACAATAAAAAAGCCAAGTAGTAACCTACTCCGTCGTTCCGTAACGTGGAACAACCAGTCACATGCGTCTTGTAGTAATAATGGAATCAACGGCAATAATCAAAATGGAGATAGCCAGTCAACTGCTAGCAAAGCCTCAAACAAACCGACTGTCTATTCACAAACAGCTTCCTGTTTCAATCGACCAACTAAGGTGACACTTCAAAATTCCAGCAATATACAAAACAAGCACAGTCCAGTTGGTAGCAAAACGTCGCGATCATCGCGCCTGCTCAATGAGCGTACTAACAGTCCGGTcagaataaaaatgcaaaacactCTAAAACGTTTAACTAGTGAAGCAACTAACACTCCAGCAAAACCTAATGCATTCAACCTACCGAAATGCCCGTCGGGCAACGTCAGTGTCGGTAGCAGCGGCAGCACAACCTCTCTACCGCCATCGTCTGTACCATCTCAAGTCTCCTTGTGTAAAAACTCTTCTCAGAGCCGaaagaacaattccaaccAAACTCCAGTAAAACTGCTATCACACCTAGAACAACAAGTTCAATCTTCCTCTAATACGACTGTTCACTTTGTAAGTTCGTCCCAGGCCAAAGCCGCCTCTTCCATGGGAATCATGCATGTGGGAACCGCCTATAACAGCATGATTGCTGCAGCTAACAGAGGTTGTCTACCTTGTAAGGTTCAACAAAGCCCTTACGCCATCCCACAAGCTATTGTACCGAAAACCTTTCCTGTGTCTGGGATCCCAGGAGGTGATGTCGTAGCCGGAGGACATGTATTAAGCCATCCATCAGCTCCAGCAGGTGTCATCGCCGTTACGCCACAAAACGTTGGACTTGGTCTTCCCTTCCAAAGGTACTTCAATATGAATGCCGACGCTGCAAACATGGTTGCTACTGGTAGCCAGCCAAGCTTTAATCGTCGCAGTGTGGCTTACGGTAACCAGGACTTTCGTCTTGGCGCTCCACATCCCCGAGTATCAG ACTCTACTAATGAAGATTGCGTAATATGTGGATCAGCGGAGAAATCCTTGACTCCTGCATCAGCTGAGTCAAATCTAGATGTGGAATCTGCCACAACAACGAGTCGTGAAACAAACTATCCATATAGATCGTCTCGAAACCGAAGACATTTTTTCTGCCACTGTGCCGCCAATCGCTCCCTAGGTAGTAATGATTTCTTAACTAACCGTGTCCGTTGCATTGGTGATCCGTTGTCCATAGCTGTTCGAAATGAAAACTGA
- the LOC143448955 gene encoding tubulin tyrosine ligase 3-like isoform X3 → MPEVVTTSHDVPSSSSLAMEFDADIKEVIPKQLNKTNASNKEFGDEFTFHPRVSSTSSRIVENSGLDFLARQQRHMDRQKKLYEDSQPPQQSSTSSQCDVTPKRQKMTGQGTLSAYASRPFTSEKSLLKRRSKMPKNHFRKDNEVLHKIDTDNMHRPIHPSTTPTLPPRAKTYYSSLSQSSTAGTLYTVGGRKKSLNDPYANFDRLQRAKMVAEKAIKYKKIFSIHGPYPIIRKALRERGWVEKEFKLPVKMKTNNKASGDSSDIDDDDDDDDDDDANKDSGIGMSPRPPVDSTENEENAPDDCYGIMGRLVRNEQPVFQWTTRTASIDWRFLQKDQIVNHFAKANFTTKVGLCMNLRMLSCFADGHSDTFFPRCYRLSNEEDKFDFIDDFRLTAASSILKVVISKHVDDNYGQDTEKIDNGQLPPPNGSHIIPTDVLLLAIKVCNMYGEERDHEDIDKDDSILKIPPSSWDQLIFHYGKLVHEGAVVLQSGSYFKQCEQALAHFKEKNPQLFIEGVKNTWIIKPGAKSRGRGILVMNNLNEILKLVAGDSTLIKDSRWVVQKYIERPLLIHATKFDVRQWFLVTDWNPVTVWIYKESYLRFSSRPFSLKNLEPCIHLCNYSVQKNFEVDANRHPLLPADNMWSDTDFRNYLRTRGCHTLWDDRIFPGMKKSIIHICQTAQDIVEYRKGSFELYGADFMIDENYNPWLIEVNSSPTMSRSTAITSKLCASVQEDTLKVILDRKKDRNCDVGQFELIFKQPAVDVPLYVGKALQVEGVTIKKPSSNLLRRSVTWNNQSHASCSNNGINGNNQNGDSQSTASKASNKPTVYSQTASCFNRPTKVTLQNSSNIQNKHSPVGSKTSRSSRLLNERTNSPVRIKMQNTLKRLTSEATNTPAKPNAFNLPKCPSGNVSVGSSGSTTSLPPSSVPSQVSLCKNSSQSRKNNSNQTPVKLLSHLEQQVQSSSNTTVHFVSSSQAKAASSMGIMHVGTAYNSMIAAANRGCLPCKVQQSPYAIPQAIVPKTFPVSGIPGGDVVAGGHVLSHPSAPAGVIAVTPQNVGLGLPFQRYFNMNADAANMVATGSQPSFNRRSVAYGNQDFRLGAPHPRVSGRLY, encoded by the exons ATGCCTGAAGTGGTAACGACATCACACGATGTGCCATCTTCAAGTTCTCTTGCGATGGAGTTTGATGCAGACATCAAAGAAGTAATTCCAAAGCAATTA AACAAAACAAACGCTTCTAATAAAGAGTTCGGTGATGAATTTACATTTCATCCGCGGGTTAGTAGCACCAGTTCCCGTATCGTTGAAAATTCAGGTTTGGATTTCTTAGCGAGGCAGCAACGTCATATGGATCGCCAAAAGAAGCTG TATGAAGACTCTCAACCGCCGCAACAGTCGTCCACTTCTTCCCAGTGTGATGTGACACCCAAACgccaaaaa ATGACTGGACAAGGGACCCTTAGCGCCTATGCAAGTCGTCCATTTACAA GTGAAAAGTCGTTGTTGAAAAGGAGAAGCAAAATGCCGAAGAATCATTTCAGAAAAGATAACGAAGTTTTACACAAAATAG ATACAGATAACATGCACAGACCAATACATCCATCCACAACTCCTACCTTACCACCCCGTGCCAAAACTTACTATTCGTCGCTTTCCCAATCTAGCACTGCTGGAACTCTTTACACAGTTGGTGGCCGAAAGAAAAGTCTAAATGATCCGTACGCAAATTTTGATAGATTACAAAGAGCGAAGATGGTTGCTGAAAAAGCCATTAAA TACAAAAAGATATTTTCTATCCATGGCCCTTATCCTATCATAAGAAAAGCATTGCGTGAAAGAGGCTGGGttgaaaaagaatttaaactGCCAGTTAAAATGAAGACAAACAACAAAGCTAGCGGGGATTCGTCTGATATTGATGACGATGATGACGACGACGATG ATGATGATGCCAATAAAGATAGTGGTATTGGGATGAGTCCAAGACCGCCAGTAGATTCAACCGAAAATGAAGAAAACGCACCTGACGATTGTTATGGCATCATG GGGCGATTGGTTCGAAATGAACAACCAGTCTTCCAATGGACTACTAGAACTGCTTCTATAGACTGGCGTTTCTTGCAGAAAGATCAAATTGTAAACCATTTCGCAAAAGCCAATTTTACAACGAAG GTCGGCTTGTGCATGAATCTCCGTATGCTGAGTTGTTTTGCAGACGGACATTCCGATACGTTTTTTCCAAGATGTTATCGCTTAAGCAACGAAGAGGATAAATTTGATTTCATAG ACGATTTTCGACTAACTGCCGCCAGTTCGATTTTAAAAGTCGTCATATCAAAGCACGTTGATGACAATTACGGTCAAGATACAGAAAAGATTGATAACGGACAACTGCCTCCTCCAA ATGGTTCCCACATTATCCCCACTGATGTGCTGCTTTTGGCCATAAAAGTATGTAATATGTACGGTGAAGAACGAGACCATGAAGACATAGACAAAGATGATTCTATCCTAAAAATTCCCCCGTCTAGTTGGGATCAACTCATATTTCATTACGGCAAACTTGTACA CGAAGGCGCTGTAGTTTTGCAAAGTGGATCATATTTTAAGCAATGCGAACAAGCCTTAGCTcacttcaaagaaaaaaatccacaaCTTTTTATTGAAGGCGTAAAAAACACGTGGATAATTAAGCCAGGCGCAAAGTCAAGAGGAAGAG GTATTTTGGTGATGAATAActtgaatgaaattttaaaactggTTGCCGGAGACTCGACTCTCATCAAAGACAGTAGATGGGTTGTACAAAAATACATTGAACGGCCTTTGCTTATTCATGCAACAAAGTTCGACGTGAGGCAGTGGTTTCTCGTCACAGACTGGAACCCAGTGACAGTATGGATCTACAAAGAAAGTTATCTTCGTTTTTCCTCCCGACCTTTTAGTCTGAAAAACCTTGAACC GTGTATCCATCTTTGCAATTATTCTGTGCAAAAGAACTTCGAAGTTGATGCAAATCGTCACCCTCTACTTCCTGCCGACAACATGTGGTCTGACACCGATTTCAGGAACTATCTCAG AACGCGTGGTTGCCATACGTTATGGGATGACCGGATATTTCCGGGTATGAAGAAGTCTATTATTCATATATGTCAAACTGCCCAAGATATCGTGGAGTACAG AAAAGGATCATTTGAGTTATATGGAGCTGACTTCATGATTGATGAGAACTATAACCCATGGCTAATCGAAGTCAATTCTAGCCCAACTATGTCTCGTTCGACCGCGATCACCAGCAAATTGTGTGCATCCGTGCAAGAAGACACTCTGAAGG TGATTCTTGATCGCAAGAAAGATAGGAACTGTGATGTTGGACAATTTGAACTTATTTTCAAGCAGCCAGCTGTCGATGTTCCGTTGTACGTTGGAAAAGCTTTACAG GTTGAGGGAGTTACAATAAAAAAGCCAAGTAGTAACCTACTCCGTCGTTCCGTAACGTGGAACAACCAGTCACATGCGTCTTGTAGTAATAATGGAATCAACGGCAATAATCAAAATGGAGATAGCCAGTCAACTGCTAGCAAAGCCTCAAACAAACCGACTGTCTATTCACAAACAGCTTCCTGTTTCAATCGACCAACTAAGGTGACACTTCAAAATTCCAGCAATATACAAAACAAGCACAGTCCAGTTGGTAGCAAAACGTCGCGATCATCGCGCCTGCTCAATGAGCGTACTAACAGTCCGGTcagaataaaaatgcaaaacactCTAAAACGTTTAACTAGTGAAGCAACTAACACTCCAGCAAAACCTAATGCATTCAACCTACCGAAATGCCCGTCGGGCAACGTCAGTGTCGGTAGCAGCGGCAGCACAACCTCTCTACCGCCATCGTCTGTACCATCTCAAGTCTCCTTGTGTAAAAACTCTTCTCAGAGCCGaaagaacaattccaaccAAACTCCAGTAAAACTGCTATCACACCTAGAACAACAAGTTCAATCTTCCTCTAATACGACTGTTCACTTTGTAAGTTCGTCCCAGGCCAAAGCCGCCTCTTCCATGGGAATCATGCATGTGGGAACCGCCTATAACAGCATGATTGCTGCAGCTAACAGAGGTTGTCTACCTTGTAAGGTTCAACAAAGCCCTTACGCCATCCCACAAGCTATTGTACCGAAAACCTTTCCTGTGTCTGGGATCCCAGGAGGTGATGTCGTAGCCGGAGGACATGTATTAAGCCATCCATCAGCTCCAGCAGGTGTCATCGCCGTTACGCCACAAAACGTTGGACTTGGTCTTCCCTTCCAAAGGTACTTCAATATGAATGCCGACGCTGCAAACATGGTTGCTACTGGTAGCCAGCCAAGCTTTAATCGTCGCAGTGTGGCTTACGGTAACCAGGACTTTCGTCTTGGCGCTCCACATCCCCGAGTATCAG GTAGACTCTACTAA